A window of Candidatus Polarisedimenticolia bacterium genomic DNA:
CGGGGCGCCGGAAGACGCGCGCACCCTGGCGCGGGCCGAACTGTCCGAGATCCGCAAGGGGTGCGACGCCGCCCTGGCCACGGGTGGAAAGGTCGACGCCATTACCCGCGCGCATCTGGATGAGACGCGGGCCAGAGCCAGCGCCGCGCTGGCGGCCGGGATGGACCGGAACCAGGGACGCCCGACAGGGCAGATGTAGCACCCCGGGTATCAGCTCGAGCCCCGCGGGAGCCGCGCTCCCGCGGGGCTTTTCTTTTTGCGGGCCTGCGCCGGGTATAATCGCGGCGCAACCCCAGGAGAGAGCCCGTGAAAGTGGTCTATTCCGATGCCTACTTCCTGCAGCTGGGAGAGCATGTCTTCCCGGCGGTGAAGTATCGCCGCGTGAAAGAGAAGCTGCTCGCCGACGGGACCATCACGCCGGCCGATCTGGTAGAGCCCGCGCCGGCGAGCGATGAAGATCTCCTCCTGGTGCACGCCCCTTCCTACATCCATAAGCTCAAGACCGGGACCTTCTCGCCGGTCGAGATCATGCGGCAGGAGGTCCCCTATTCGCGCGAGCTGGTGGACGCCTTCATCCTGGCCGCGGGAGGCTCGATCCTGGCGGCGAAGCTGGCGCTGGACGCCAGGTCGGCGGCGGTCAACCTGGGAGGCGGCTTCCACCACGCCTACCCGGATCATGGCGAAGGCTTCTGTCTGATCCACGACGTGGCGGTGGCGATCCGCAGGATGCAGAAAGATCGCAGGATCGATCGGGCGATGGTGGTCGATTGCGACGTGCACCACGGCAACGGCACGGCCGCGATCTTCAGGAAGGATCCCGACGTCTTCACGCTGTCGATTCATCAGTTCCACAACTACCCGTTCCACAAGCCTCCCAGCAGCCTCGACATCGACCTGGCCGACGGGACGGGCGACGCCGAATACCTGGAGAAGCTGGAGCAAGGGCTGGCCGCGGCCATGCAGAAGCTCACGCCCGATCTCCTGTTCTATATCGCCGGGGCCGACCCTTTCGGGGAAGACCAGCTGGGAGGTCTCAATCTGACGCGCGAAGGGCTCGAAAAGCGCGACCGGCTCGTCTTCGAGGCGGGGAGAAGGCACAAAGCCCGCGTGCACCTGACTCTGGCGGGCGGCTACGCCGTGAACGTGGAGGACACGGTGGCGATCCATGCCGCCTCGGTGCGTATCCTCCGGGAGGTCTTCAAGGTATGACGCTGTCCGATTCCGCCGCGCCCCTGACTTTGGAGGGGCACTTTCTTCTGCACCAGATGTTCCGTGTCCGCTGGACCGAGTGGAAGAAGCTCCTGCAGGACCGCCGCGCCGCGGTGGCGGCCGAGGCGGCGTTTCTGCTGGAGCAGATGGAGAAAAACGAAGCGGGCCCTTCCTGCAGCGTGGCGGTGCTGGGACACAAGTGCGATCTGATGCTGATTCACTTCCGCCCCGATCTGCCGGCGATTCACCAGGCGGAGCAGGCGGTGGCAGGCTTGGGGCTGGGCGAGTTCCTGGAGCCGGCCGGCTCCTATGTGTCGGTGGTGGAGCTGGGGCTCTACGAGATGACCCTCAAGATTCACGCCGAGCTGGAGGAAAAAGGAATCGCGCCCGCCACTCCCGAGCACGAGCGGGCGCTGGCGGAGGAGCTGTCGCGCCAGCGGGAGCGAATGAAAGGACGCCTGGTCCCCGCCTTCCCGAAGCGCCGCTACGTCTGCTTCTATCCAATGAACAAGAAGCGCGGCGAGGTGAAGAACTGGTATGCGGAAGGGATCCGGCGGCGCGCGGAGATGATGCGCGAGCACGGCCTCATCGGCCGACGCTACGCCGAGCAGGTCACCCAGATCATTTCAGGCTCGATTGGCTTCGATGACTGGGAATGGGGAGTGGATCTGTTCGCCGACGACCCGATGGTCTTCAAGAAGCTGGTCTACGAGATGCGCTTCGACGAAGCCAGCTCCTGGTACGGTGAGTTCGGACCGTTCCTGGTGGGGCTGCAGTTCTCCGCGTCAGGCCTGGCGGGGCTGCTGTCGGGAGAGACCCCGCCGCTGCAGGCTTGAGCTCCAGCCGGAATGCTCAGTTCGGCCGCGGCAGGAAGGGGAGGCTCCGGCGCGCCTTGCCGTGCGAGGTGGTCGGGGCTGAGCCCCAGTCGCGGCCGGGCGGCCGCCGCAGCGTCTCCGCCGGGGATTCGTTGAACAGCGAGCGGTAATCGGCCGCGAAGCGTCCCAGGTGGAAGATGCCGTGGCGGTTGGCCACGCTCTGGACCGTCTGCAGATCGGCATTGGCCCGCCCCAGCGCCCGCCTCACCTGATGCAGCCGCCGCATCCGCAAATACTGGGACGGACTCATCCTGTAGTTCTCCTGGAAGACGTCACGCAGCGTCCTCTCGCTGACTCCCGCCACCGCACACAGATCCGACAGGGAAATCTGCTCTATCGGGGCCGAATCCAGGAAGGCTTCGACCGACCGCGCCACCCTCGCCCGGTTCCAGCTCCGGTGGCTCGGCCGTACGCGCAGGGAAGAGCCCAGGACGCGGGCCAGGGAGGTGATCACCCACTGCTCCAATCCTTTCCGGGCTTCGGGAACCTCGAGCAGCGTCGGGTCGCGGCG
This region includes:
- a CDS encoding histone deacetylase, translated to MKVVYSDAYFLQLGEHVFPAVKYRRVKEKLLADGTITPADLVEPAPASDEDLLLVHAPSYIHKLKTGTFSPVEIMRQEVPYSRELVDAFILAAGGSILAAKLALDARSAAVNLGGGFHHAYPDHGEGFCLIHDVAVAIRRMQKDRRIDRAMVVDCDVHHGNGTAAIFRKDPDVFTLSIHQFHNYPFHKPPSSLDIDLADGTGDAEYLEKLEQGLAAAMQKLTPDLLFYIAGADPFGEDQLGGLNLTREGLEKRDRLVFEAGRRHKARVHLTLAGGYAVNVEDTVAIHAASVRILREVFKV
- a CDS encoding helix-turn-helix transcriptional regulator, giving the protein MSSPSLQKAPLFQTARFRDRDELSALIQGGSSEFMQKAPGAFAGEFTFVGLDHGMIQFGDIDLPHLAGGVSQNNYFGVLFNLSAEPDWVWRGQSLDPHALIAMAPRSDIQMLMPAQTSWAFLSMEYEPLGQSLVALTGSDAPLFEEGSRLLVPTADSHQALRTRLGAVLAAVRRDPTLLEVPEARKGLEQWVITSLARVLGSSLRVRPSHRSWNRARVARSVEAFLDSAPIEQISLSDLCAVAGVSERTLRDVFQENYRMSPSQYLRMRRLHQVRRALGRANADLQTVQSVANRHGIFHLGRFAADYRSLFNESPAETLRRPPGRDWGSAPTTSHGKARRSLPFLPRPN
- the hemQ gene encoding hydrogen peroxide-dependent heme synthase → MTLSDSAAPLTLEGHFLLHQMFRVRWTEWKKLLQDRRAAVAAEAAFLLEQMEKNEAGPSCSVAVLGHKCDLMLIHFRPDLPAIHQAEQAVAGLGLGEFLEPAGSYVSVVELGLYEMTLKIHAELEEKGIAPATPEHERALAEELSRQRERMKGRLVPAFPKRRYVCFYPMNKKRGEVKNWYAEGIRRRAEMMREHGLIGRRYAEQVTQIISGSIGFDDWEWGVDLFADDPMVFKKLVYEMRFDEASSWYGEFGPFLVGLQFSASGLAGLLSGETPPLQA